The following is a genomic window from Plasmodium yoelii strain 17X genome assembly, chromosome: 12.
aaccctgaaccctgaaccctaaccctgaaccctaaaccctaaaccctgaaccctgaaccctaaaccctgaaccctaaaccctaaaccctgaaccctaaccctaaaccctgaaccctaaaccctgaaccctaaccctgaaccctgaaccctgaaccctgaaccctaaaccctgaaccctaaaccctgaaccctgaaccctaacctaaaccctgaaccctgaaccctgaaccctaaaccctgaaccctgaaccctgaaccctaaaccctgaaccctgaaccctaaaccctgaaccctaaaccctaaaccctgaaccctgaaccctgaaccctgaaccctaaaacctgaaccctaaaccctgaacccatatattaattattcattttcttctttatattttttattttttctcttaaatattgtttttgagctcgtttccgaaatccaaataacgaatactaatataaaatgttaagaagcatACAGCTGTTCGTTaatgtttacatatatataatatttttttaattccttattatttaccttataagaaactcccaataaaattgaagctgcaacaaatataattgtaattgtaattagtgtattttttgttactgAACTTCGTGGACAGGCTATAAGTGATAAAACATTTCTACACCTAACACTACTATATTTACTTTCAAAAATTgcataatcatttgataaactaGACAATAGTTGAGAATAAGAAGTTCCTTCAGTAATACCATAAACATTATTAAGTTTTccaaatttttcaaaaaattctccagcattttctaaacattttttgcattgggaatttttttcattaagttcactatacatgttacataatgatttaaatgcatcataaaaattagacatatctttaatatccatattcataaaatcattttttttgtttataagtTCCTTATAACTCTTATAATCACCAGCATCATTTATATCCTCATTATacttatcattttcatttatatattgaacaaaaaaatcatttaaattgTTGATGTTGATGTTTTTATGTATCTTTTGATTTAATTTGTGacttaaccataaaatagcgTATTCAGCAAGTTTATCATTCTTTAAATGTTCCTTATCAACAATATTCTTAAATAAAGTTAGCAATGTTATAAAAGCACAGCTAAGTATTTGTTCATTACTATCAGAGTTTTGATTAGGACAATTAGCTTTGAACATagcattaaaattatattttcctgGGGTATTCGAACCATTGTAAAGGTAATTATCGATCACATTAATTACATCACactacgaatatattttacgaattaaacataaaaatgtattaatataatttatatgaataCAACATCCTAATAATATAAGGAAAAGGATATATACCACATTAGAagacattataatgaaattctgTTATAATTTGGAGATTATACGGGgtgatgttatttatatatattgcatagaatatatgttatatttactcaatatatttacatagcaattatctttcgttagacatattattcttaattttaacttcatataaaataataatatattaatattactaaaatattatacttattttatgacaattaactaaattaccttaaatagagggttgcttaatacattttatacaaaaaatactattcttactaacatttgatataactttattataaaaattaatatacttttataatgaatttaaaaaatatatacatatgctttaatatagaacatGAACAACGtcataaaacttaaatactccacaaatataaaaaattaagaaagttattattattagaatccTTAAAGgcatataaatagtaattttttaaatatattaaatttgtatatacttgtttcttataatatataatatagttttttctaaaataatagcattttcaaatttagCTACATGCTCCATTTtctatacaattatataaatttatattatttgtatttaatatagataaattaaaaaataattttaatgcgttaaataactttatttttattcctacatatCCCAATTAAGAAGTATTATCTGTTGGGTAAttttagtatatattttcccatcttttccattcgttaaaacaacaattagcactgaaccagtatttataagcttaaataagtctttaaatgaatattgttttaaaaatcatacttattatatattaaatatataacacataaataCCTACTGatgaaattttaaagtataatagaaaattatttttaattaggttgttatattgccctttaagaggagagagataagatatatttgcttttttaatatataaatttagataagtATTTGCTAAATATTATGTATTGTTCATTcatatcttatatattatattgctatagttatcaatgtatatacattcaaataatttattaaaaattctatgttttattaattctatgataaaacaatgctaattttgattataaaatgatgattcattaaacaatgataatataatatggaataataaaatggaatTAAACATGAATTGAAGCTTTACCCTTTTCTCTATTTATCcagttttttataatataaaaccacatattccaaattgaatctttaacaaatatataaaaatgatacatttataatgtattattatgcgtcttttcgataatattaatgtttaattatatgaaggtttcacaatataacaatatttcaatattatttattggtattttactaaattatatgtatagtcatataataattacgcattttatttatcatattatttataattattagaacaaaatatgatatgaaattttattcatatacttatattttttcaattaaatACTCataacataattatttataccaCAAAGTTATAAAGcttaaaattaatagtgattgatctaatattatacctttatagtaaataaattaaaatatatataactatttcgattatttgaatttaaaacattaacataaaatgatactatatataataaaaaattaaaagaattgtatacacatatataatgtaattttttattgtattattaaaaatattagatgcataaaatgccttttatagataacgttgtattgtcgaCTCCCGATCGATATcccatgcatctatattttatgaatatatattattaaagttCAGTTTGATaatatgatttaaattaaaacaaatatgatacaaattataagttttactaaataaaatgtttcataaaataaagaaatatattatgatatgcataattcaatataactaTGGGTTATCAAGac
Proteins encoded in this region:
- a CDS encoding PIR protein; amino-acid sequence: MSSNVCDVINVIDNYLYNGSNTPGKYNFNAMFKANCPNQNSDSNEQILSCAFITLLTLFKNIVDKEHLKNDKLAEYAILWLSHKLNQKIHKNININNLNDFFVQYINENDKYNEDINDAGDYKSYKELINKKNDFMNMDIKDMSNFYDAFKSLCNMYSELNEKNSQCKKCLENAGEFFEKFGKLNNVYGITEGTSYSQLLSSLSNDYAIFESKYSSVRCRNVLSLIACPRSSVTKNTLITITIIFVAASILLGVSYKYSLFGFRKRAQKQYLREKIKNIKKKMNN